A portion of the Burkholderia sp. GAS332 genome contains these proteins:
- a CDS encoding gamma-glutamyl-gamma-aminobutyraldehyde dehydrogenase, translating to MTLESWSRRAVELGIEGRAFINGELSHAHDGATFACTSPIDGRALTQVARCGEEDVNHAVRAARRCFESGAWRSMEPRARKNVLLRWAELVRQHADEIALLETLDTGKPIADTTSVDIPSAAYCISWFAEAIDKVGGEVVPTSTHLLGLVTREPVGVVAAVVPWNFPALIAMWKCAPALACGNSVVLKPSEKSPLSTIRLAQLASEAGLPPGALNVVPGFGDTGQALASHMDVDCIAFTGSTAVGRKIARYAAESNLKRAWLELGGKSPQIVLPDCPDLERAARTVAHAVFYNTGQMCTAGSRLLVHREIKGEFIERVLAAAQGYAPGDPLSPETRMGSLIDASQVDRVLGYIQQGRDDATLLTGGRRALNSSGGQYIEPTVFDCPRADIALVNEEIFGPVLSVVTFDSLDEAVALANDTVYGLAASVWSADLSTAHETARRLRAGTVWVNCYEETDDMNFPFGGFKESGNGRDNSLHALEKYTELKSTIVKLR from the coding sequence ATGACACTCGAATCATGGAGTCGCCGCGCCGTCGAGCTCGGCATTGAAGGCCGCGCTTTCATCAACGGCGAACTCAGCCATGCGCACGACGGCGCGACGTTTGCCTGCACCAGCCCGATCGACGGACGCGCGCTCACCCAGGTCGCGCGATGCGGCGAAGAGGACGTGAATCATGCAGTCCGCGCCGCGCGGCGCTGCTTCGAAAGCGGCGCATGGCGGAGCATGGAACCTCGCGCGCGCAAGAACGTGCTGCTGCGCTGGGCCGAACTCGTACGCCAGCATGCGGATGAAATCGCCCTGCTCGAAACGCTCGATACCGGCAAGCCAATCGCCGACACAACGAGCGTGGACATTCCATCAGCCGCTTACTGCATCAGCTGGTTTGCGGAAGCCATCGACAAAGTCGGCGGAGAAGTGGTGCCCACCAGCACGCATTTGCTCGGTCTGGTCACGCGCGAACCCGTGGGCGTCGTTGCTGCTGTCGTGCCGTGGAATTTTCCCGCGCTCATCGCGATGTGGAAATGTGCGCCGGCGCTCGCCTGCGGCAATAGCGTCGTACTCAAACCCTCGGAGAAATCGCCGCTCAGTACAATCCGGCTTGCCCAATTGGCCAGCGAGGCCGGGCTGCCGCCAGGCGCGCTCAACGTTGTGCCTGGGTTCGGTGACACAGGACAGGCGCTCGCGAGCCATATGGACGTCGACTGCATCGCGTTCACCGGATCGACGGCGGTAGGCCGCAAGATCGCGCGGTACGCCGCTGAATCCAATCTCAAGCGTGCGTGGCTCGAACTGGGCGGCAAATCGCCTCAGATCGTGCTGCCCGACTGTCCCGATCTCGAGCGCGCGGCGCGCACTGTCGCCCATGCGGTGTTCTACAACACGGGGCAAATGTGCACAGCAGGTTCGCGCCTGCTGGTCCATCGCGAGATCAAGGGAGAGTTCATCGAACGGGTGCTCGCCGCAGCGCAGGGCTACGCACCCGGCGATCCACTTTCACCGGAGACCCGCATGGGTAGTCTGATCGATGCATCGCAGGTCGATCGGGTATTGGGTTATATCCAGCAAGGACGTGACGATGCCACGCTGTTGACAGGCGGTCGCCGCGCGTTGAACAGCAGCGGCGGTCAATATATCGAACCGACGGTATTCGATTGCCCGCGCGCCGATATCGCTCTCGTGAACGAGGAAATCTTTGGGCCCGTGCTGTCAGTCGTGACGTTCGACTCGCTGGACGAGGCGGTCGCCCTCGCCAACGATACGGTGTACGGGCTCGCCGCATCGGTCTGGAGCGCCGACCTGTCGACCGCACACGAAACGGCGCGCCGTCTGCGCGCCGGTACGGTGTGGGTCAACTGCTATGAGGAAACCGACGATATGAACTTCCCGTTCGGCGGTTTCAAGGAATCAGGCAACGGTCGCGACAACTCGTTGCATGCACTCGAAAAATACACCGAGCTGAAATCGACCATCGTCAAACTGCGGTGA
- a CDS encoding outer membrane protein OmpU, with the protein MNKKIMAVGAFCAFATAQAFAQSSVSLYGIIDAGLTYVSNAGGAHEYLFDDGVSYGNRVGFMGTEDLGGGNKAVFKLESGFRLGTGRLNQGGALFGRQAYVGLANDWGTLTFGNQYDFAFDFTAANNVSAFGSGYGVHLGDFDRQSGDRLQNSIKFVSNSFHGLVVGGMYSFSNTAGDFHDGSSWSVGSTYNIGNFSAAGNYTRLNSPTGLAGLDPYAQIGVTSMLGQTVATVNPATGAVTDSYSSTPFKVDSQSIFGIGGSYVFGKLTVNGDFSNTTFKGYGQSSTMRVYETGVQYQATAPLSLIAGYQYTTFESHHWHEVALGTHYLLSKTTDVYAALDWMRASEGVDAVIGYSFTPSSSRNQTAARIGMRHNF; encoded by the coding sequence ATGAATAAAAAAATCATGGCTGTCGGCGCCTTTTGCGCATTTGCCACTGCGCAGGCGTTTGCGCAAAGCAGCGTTTCGCTGTACGGCATCATCGATGCGGGTTTGACGTACGTGAGCAATGCCGGCGGCGCACATGAGTACCTGTTTGACGACGGCGTTTCGTACGGAAACCGTGTTGGTTTCATGGGCACCGAGGACCTGGGTGGCGGCAACAAGGCGGTATTCAAGCTGGAAAGCGGGTTTCGACTCGGCACCGGCCGGCTGAACCAGGGCGGCGCGTTGTTTGGCCGCCAGGCCTATGTGGGCCTCGCCAACGACTGGGGCACGCTCACGTTCGGCAACCAGTACGATTTCGCGTTTGACTTCACCGCAGCAAACAACGTCAGCGCGTTCGGCAGCGGCTATGGTGTTCACCTGGGCGATTTCGACCGCCAGAGCGGCGACCGCTTGCAGAACTCGATCAAGTTCGTGAGCAACAGTTTTCACGGGCTTGTGGTGGGCGGTATGTATTCGTTCAGCAATACAGCCGGCGATTTCCACGATGGCAGTTCATGGAGCGTGGGGTCGACCTACAACATCGGCAACTTCTCCGCCGCCGGCAACTACACGCGCTTGAATTCGCCCACTGGACTTGCGGGTCTCGATCCCTATGCGCAGATCGGTGTAACGAGCATGCTCGGCCAGACGGTCGCAACCGTCAATCCGGCCACGGGCGCTGTCACCGACTCGTATTCCAGCACGCCGTTCAAGGTCGATTCACAGTCGATCTTCGGCATTGGCGGGTCTTACGTCTTTGGCAAGTTGACGGTGAACGGCGACTTCTCGAATACGACCTTCAAGGGTTATGGGCAGTCGTCCACGATGCGCGTCTACGAAACCGGTGTGCAGTACCAGGCGACGGCGCCGCTTTCGTTGATTGCCGGTTACCAGTACACGACTTTCGAAAGTCACCATTGGCATGAGGTGGCGCTGGGTACGCACTATTTACTGTCCAAAACCACTGACGTGTATGCTGCACTGGATTGGATGCGCGCATCCGAGGGCGTCGATGCGGTGATCGGTTATAGCTTTACACCGTCTTCGAGCCGTAACCAGACCGCCGCACGCATCGGCATGCGGCACAACTTCTAA
- a CDS encoding Acyl-CoA thioesterase FadM, with amino-acid sequence MSNNDVASVHQLRSAYEGQKAESFDLNATIATPLELHQCTVKPEWVDYNQHMSESCYLLVFGDNSDAFFRYFGIDDDYRSGGHSIYTVETHIRNLREVALGEPLRLTLRLLDFDHKRLHVFHEMWHAESNTLLATGEQLLMHVDMQAGRAASFPVELQTRLEVIRTAHSREPRPVDAGRAIAINHRRPT; translated from the coding sequence ATGAGCAACAACGATGTCGCATCCGTGCATCAGCTACGTTCGGCCTACGAAGGGCAGAAGGCTGAGTCGTTCGATCTGAACGCCACGATCGCCACCCCGCTCGAACTGCATCAGTGCACGGTGAAGCCGGAATGGGTCGACTACAACCAGCACATGAGCGAGTCGTGCTATCTGCTCGTGTTCGGCGACAACAGCGACGCGTTCTTCCGCTACTTCGGCATTGACGACGACTACAGGTCGGGCGGTCATTCGATTTACACAGTAGAGACGCACATACGCAACCTTCGCGAAGTGGCGCTTGGCGAGCCCTTGCGCTTAACGCTGCGTCTGCTCGATTTCGATCACAAGCGGCTGCACGTCTTCCACGAGATGTGGCACGCAGAGAGCAATACGTTGCTCGCTACCGGAGAACAATTGCTGATGCACGTCGACATGCAAGCAGGACGCGCGGCGTCTTTTCCGGTCGAATTGCAGACACGGCTCGAGGTGATCCGGACCGCACACTCACGCGAGCCACGTCCGGTCGATGCAGGACGCGCCATTGCAATCAACCATCGCCGCCCTACCTGA